A window of the Hevea brasiliensis isolate MT/VB/25A 57/8 chromosome 6, ASM3005281v1, whole genome shotgun sequence genome harbors these coding sequences:
- the LOC110662250 gene encoding retrovirus-related Pol polyprotein from transposon RE2 isoform X2 — MQTGAGYIQDDGEFIEPIESIEDDGGNGGSGSSTPSTSPSTLGTSSSSSTSSNSSSSTTPPHKWRSLAKIYAPTKRCQLAQIEELDSFEEAVKSNKWPVVMDEKMKALEKNKTWELVDLLLGKEVVGLKRVYKLKYKPDGSVQKHKARIVAHGYMQREGIDLKRHSLQWPAFLNGLLEEEVYVQ; from the exons ATGCAAACAGGTGCTGGTTACATTCAAGATGATGGTGAATTTATTGAACCAATAGAGTCCATAGAAGATGATGGTGGCAATGGTGGTTCGGGTTCTTCAACACCTAGTACTAGCCCTTCCACACTTGGTACTAGTTCTTCTAGCTCTACATCATCAAACTCCTCTTCCTCAACTACACCTCCACATAAGTGGAGATCCTTAGCCAAGATCTATGCACCAACTAAGAGATGTCAACTAGCACAAATTGAAGAGCTTGATAGCTTTGAAGAAGCTGTAAAAAGCAATAAGTGGCCTGTTGTGATGGATGAGAAGATGAAAGCATTAGAGAAAAACAAAACATGGGAGCTTGTTGACTTGCTGTTGGGAAAAGAAGTTGTGGGGCTGAAACGAGTGTACAAACTCAAATATAAACCCGATGGGTCGGTTCAAAAACATAAAGCTCGAATAGTTGCCCATGGATACATGCAAAGGGAAggcattgatttgaagaggcatTCTCTTCAATGGCCAG CCTTTTTAAATGGTTTATTGGAAGAAGAAGTATATGTACAGTAG
- the LOC110662250 gene encoding retrovirus-related Pol polyprotein from transposon RE1 isoform X1, which yields MKVYRLKKAIYDLKQAPRAWHERIDRHFIKNGFQKNASEPTLYVKTQGADEVLIVCLYMDDLIYTGNSVALIHDFKRIMVAEFEMTDLGLMSYFLGLEVKQCDAEIFISQEKYVNDLLKKFMMKDCNPVKTPMITNHKYSLDDGEENADFQVYRNLVGSLLYLTNSCLDILQATGLLSRFMQNPSKIHYGAAKRVLRYLKGTCSYGLWYSNTNNFKFCRFSNSDWAGSIDDHKSTTGYLFKLRSNAISWCSKEQPSTALSSSEVACQTIWLRRILGDMKLHQKEATTIFCDNQSTIAMTKNPIHHSHARHIDTRHHFIRELVVEGSITIEHYNSQEQVADLFTKSLSFEKFVYFRDKLGVVDFCIKGKYVSM from the coding sequence ATGAAGGTGTATCGATTAAAAAAAGCCATTTACGATCTCAAACAAGCACCGAGAGCCTGGCATGAGAGGATTGACAGGCATTTCATAAAAAATGGCTTTCAAAAGAATGCAAGTGAGCCCACTTTGTATGTCAAAACACAAGGAGCTGATGAGGTATTGATTGTTTGCCtttatatggatgatttaatctATACTGGAAATAGTGTTGCTTTAATTCATGATTTTAAGAGGATTATGGTCGCTGAATTTGAAATGACTGATTTGGGTTTGATGAGTTATTTCTTAGGTTTAGAGGTAAAACAATgtgatgctgaaatttttatttcACAAGAAAAATATGTGAATGATCTTCTTAAGAAGTTTATGATGAAAGATTGTAATCCGGTCAAAACTCCAATGATTACTAATCATAAATACAGCCTGGATGATGGAGAAGAGAATGCAGATTTTCAAGTGTATCGAAATTTGGTAGGAAGTCTACTCTATCTCACAAATAGTTGCCTTGACATTTTGCAAGCTACCGGTCTTTTGTCACGGTTTATGCAAAATCCAAGCAAAATTCATTATGGTGCAGCGAAGAGAGTGCTAAGATATTTGAAAGGAACATGCTCTTATGGTCTTTGGTACTCTAACACTAACAACTTTAAGTTCTGTAGATTTTCTAATAGTGATTGGGCAGGTTCAATTGATGACCACAAGAGTACTACGGGCTATCTATTCAAACTTAGATCAAATGCCATATCCTGGTGCTCAAAGGAGCAGCCATCTACTGCTTTGTCATCATCAGAAGTAGCTTGCCAAACAATTTGGTTGAGAAGAATTTTGGGAGATATGAAGCTACATCAAAAGGAGGCCACAACAATCTTTTGTGATAATCAATCCACTATTGCAATGACAAAAAATCCAATTCATCATAGTCATGCAAGGCACATTGACACTCGACATCATTTCATAAGAGAGCTTGTGGTTGAAGGAAGCATTACGATAGAACATTACAACTCCCAAGAACAAGTTGCTGATTTATTTACTAAGTCACTTTCTTTTGAGAAATTTGTGTATTTTAGAGATAAGTTGGGTGTAGTAGATTTTTGCATTAAGGGGAAGTATGTTAGTATGTAA